AAACCAGATATATGCACATTATGGAAGCAATTCAGGAAGCAAAACCTAGATTTTTGACTCGCAAGTTTGAAATGAGAAACTTTTAAAATAAAAGCATTAGAAATTAGTCTAAAGTATCGAGATGAGCGACTTTTATAGAATTCCTTAGCTGGATCTAGAATATTGCCTTAAATAGTAGCTTCTAGCGGGAAATTAGGCCTTTTGAGAATTAGAAGTGATTAGTTCCTTGGGAGAGCTTTGCAGTATTTCAACCCTGATAGAAAGGACGGTGGTTCTATTGGATGTACTGCAAGTGAATCCATTAAAAGGTACCTATCAAATGAGTTCTACCCTGAGACCACAAATTAAATTCTTTTTTTACGAAATCAAATCAAATGAGTTCTTCAACGATTCCACTAACGGGTCGAATCTATCAAGTATAACTGCAAACTTTAAACCATTACGGGCGCCATACACGTATATTACAAAGACAACATCCTTTCGAGGAGCATGATTATCATAATATTTCACTTATTTAACTAAATACTCCTCCTCTTCCCAGGAAAAGACTCGTCTAGGGACTGCAATCACCGTTTCACACATTATTTAATTGAAAAAAGTTTAATAAAAAGAATAATTAAAATTATTTGAGCTTTTTATAGAATTTAGAGAAATTGTATGTTATTTTAGTTTTAACAGTACTCATCACAGACATTAATCGGGGTATATTATACATTATTATTTCACCTGGCTTTTTGGGGGGAATGCCGCTAGTACTGATGGTTTTCAGTTTTTCAATGCCTTGTTTTTGTTTTTTATAGTGGTAGTCTCCAGGTTCCTTAGATCGTTCATCTGATAACTTCGTCTTATTGGTCAAATTTTCAGCAGTAAAATCACTGGTCACAACAATGGGATAATTCATTGAAGTTTCAGTTGTAACAGCCGGAGTGCCGTCTCCTGAACTGAAATTTACAGCTGACACTCCCCCAGTGACTGTAGCCATTGAAAAAATTAAAGCTATAACAAAAGCAATTACTTTATTTTCATACATGGTTTCATCCTGTTCAAATTAATATAGATTACATTTTATTTTAATTATATATAATACTTGTTGAGAATAATTTACTATTTACCCCTATTTTTAAAAAAAATAAAAAGCAGCCACTTTTAGTCCTATTTTTGTAGTACTAAAAATAGGAGTTGTATAAAATTTAATAATAAAAAGAAAAGGAGGTACAGCACCTCTATTTAATGTTTTAGATATTATTGGAGAAATTCTCCCTTCCTTTTTATGAAAATAACTTACTTTTGTGATAAATAACCTAAATGTATAATTATTCCACGTATTAAGAATGTTACTCCCGTTATAATGCTAATTAAACTTTCTTTAGACCACGGGTAAATATTTAAATTCATTATGCCGATAAAAACAGCCAGTAACAATATGAAACTAAATATTATGGATAATGATGCTGTTTTATGCTCTAAAACACTGTTAAAAATTAGAAATAGCCCGGTTAAAAGGAAATAGAAATTAACAAAGGATATAGAATAACTTGAAACTATAAGATAAACGGTAGAAAATACAAATAAAAGCCCTAATGCAAACAGCCCCTTATCTATAACTCTTACCAATCTATGCCCTCCCAATTAGTATACTTTTTACATCACTTTCTAAGTATATCTTAAATAATTTTAGTTTTTAAAGAAACTCAAGGCTGTTTCAGTACAGTAAATTGAATTGATCATGTTTAAAAATGACAGTACTATAACCCATTGTAAGAATTTTAAAATTAATTCCAGGTGCAAACAAGTACAGGGAATAAGTTCAAGTAAAATTATTTTAAATTTATTCCAGGTGCCGAATAAGTACTGCGGAAAAGTTCAGTGTATTTAATTTTAAAGTTGGCCCTTAAAAAAATTATGGAATTACTTCCTGCTGGTTGGGAAGTTCAATCAGAAATACAAGAAAAAATATAAAAAAAATTTAAAAAAGAAAAATATGGCGTCTTACATCAACACTAAAAATGGCACAATTACGTGCAGCACGATATCTGCTGAAAAATGAGATATCATAGCTGATTCTAGCCCTTTCCTCCAGTAAAGCCACCCGAATATAATTCCACCGGCAGCGTTTAAAACGATGGTACGTACAACTATCAGAGGTGTAAGCGCTGTTATAGTCGTTACGGCAGGCAAGTGGCCGATGCCGAACATAACTGCAGCTAAGATAATTGCCAGCCATATTCCTGTCTTTGTTGGTTTTCCGCCACTTGTTTTTTTGATTTTAAAGAATATCCATACAAGAAGGGTCATTAAGAACAGCCTTAACAGAATTTCTTCATTTATTCCACCGTAGAATGATGCCAGGAATCCCTGCCATACTGGAGGGTTCACTGAAGCCTGAGCTACATTAATTGCTGCTCCTGCAAGGGAGAATAAAAAGTCAAGCCCGGTTATAAGAATACCTGCAAGTATTCCAAGCCCAACAGATATTCCAAGTATTGATTTCAGGTAGCCTTTCACTTCCCTGCCTTCAAGCCATCCCTCTAAAATTGGAAGGCCAAGTCCGACCTTTTTAGCGAGGAAAAGGCCGATAAGAATAACAACAGCAAACATAATTGTAGTCTGTATGATTTGGCCGGTTAAAAACACGTATAAAGGTACCTGTAAGTTCTGGAGTACACTCCCCTCTAATGTCAAAGTGTAGGGAAACACAGCTATTGTCCCAAATATACTTGCAATCAGTAAAGTTATAAACAATTTCCAGTTGGTTTTCATATTTTCACCACTTAATTTGTAGAATTGCCCAGAAAATAATCGTTTTCGAGGGCAGCTTACTTTATCCATTCCACAAGGGAATTTATTACCTCTTTTTCTACATGGCCTTCAACCATGTACTCCTGCGGGCTTGATTTACCTTCACCGGCTATGAATAAATGGTTTAACTCTGGGAAAACTTTCAAAGTGGCATTTTCCCTGTGGTTGAGTGCATCTTTCCACCCTTTAAAATCTTCAGATTCCAGAACCTGGTAATCACGTCCGCCTTGAAGAACCAAAATGGGCATGCTTAAAGTTTTAACAATAGCTACCGTGTCATGATTGTGTAAATCTTTCCAGTAATCAACAGGCATTGCTAGAGGTAAGTCCTGCCTTGAAATGTTTTCTATAAATTCAGGGTCCTTTAATTTGTCCACTTTTTCTTTTAAGTCATCAAGCTCAGCTTTTTGTTGTTCAGTCATATTGCCATCAAGGTTATACAGGTAGGTAAACTGGTCTAATATTGTTTCTTCTATTGAACGAGTTATGCCGGCCATGATTATTATTCCTGCTAATCCATTATCCTGTTGAGCTATACGTGGAGCAAGTGTGGCTCCCAGGCTGTGTCCTAAATAAAATACTCGTTTAGGGTCTATACCTTCTGTTTTGCACATTAGATCAATAGCAAGTAATGCATCGTCTATCACTTCTTCTTTAGCGGTCATTTGATCCACCAGGTCTGGTGTTAACTGTTTGGCATGTACGAAAGTTCTTTTATCATATCGAAGTACTGCAATACCTTTTGAGGCTAAACCCCATGCAATGTCTTTAAATATCTTGTTGGGGCCAATTGTTTCATCCCTGTCATTTGGACCAGAGCCATGTACCAGTACTAGGCCTGGAAAGGGTCCAGAGCCATCAGGTACTGTCAAAGTTCCAGGCAGTGCCCATTTTCCCTCACCAATAGTCGTATCAATCTCATGAAATGCAGATTTTTCAACATAGTCCGGTGCATGATACTCCATATTTGTTGGAATAAAATTCAAACCGCTGATCTGTCCTTCTTTGTTAAAAGTAATCTGTACTTCAATTATAGATCTTTGAAAACTGCAGGGGATAGTAACAATTCTGTAACTTTCCACTTCTGCAGTCTTTGGTGCATTTAGCTGTATTAAAGTTCCGGCTTCTTTTATTGTATTAATCCATGTTTCCTGTAATTTGGCCTCATTTAAGGCAATTTTCATCTGGTCATCGAATTTACTGGCGGTAGATGTAAAATCACCTGCAAGCAGCAGACCAATAAAATTTTGTGCTGTTTCTATTAAATCTTCAAATGAATTCATAATTTGATCCCTCCGATACTACGCATATCAAACTATCTGTAACACATAATATTTGTTAACTATAATATATACTTATCGGAATATATAGCTATCGGAATATTTATATCAAGAAAACGATAGAAAATCAACCATGAATGATGAGGATATAAGGATAGTTACAGCTCTTTTTGATGTAATAAACAATAAATTAAGTAAAGCAAGTCAAGAAACCCTGTTAAAAATTTATAAAAATTTAACTATAGCCGAAGCAAGTGCAATTT
This region of Methanobacterium bryantii genomic DNA includes:
- a CDS encoding CPBP family glutamic-type intramembrane protease, which codes for MDKVSCPRKRLFSGQFYKLSGENMKTNWKLFITLLIASIFGTIAVFPYTLTLEGSVLQNLQVPLYVFLTGQIIQTTIMFAVVILIGLFLAKKVGLGLPILEGWLEGREVKGYLKSILGISVGLGILAGILITGLDFLFSLAGAAINVAQASVNPPVWQGFLASFYGGINEEILLRLFLMTLLVWIFFKIKKTSGGKPTKTGIWLAIILAAVMFGIGHLPAVTTITALTPLIVVRTIVLNAAGGIIFGWLYWRKGLESAMISHFSADIVLHVIVPFLVLM
- a CDS encoding alpha/beta hydrolase; translated protein: MNSFEDLIETAQNFIGLLLAGDFTSTASKFDDQMKIALNEAKLQETWINTIKEAGTLIQLNAPKTAEVESYRIVTIPCSFQRSIIEVQITFNKEGQISGLNFIPTNMEYHAPDYVEKSAFHEIDTTIGEGKWALPGTLTVPDGSGPFPGLVLVHGSGPNDRDETIGPNKIFKDIAWGLASKGIAVLRYDKRTFVHAKQLTPDLVDQMTAKEEVIDDALLAIDLMCKTEGIDPKRVFYLGHSLGATLAPRIAQQDNGLAGIIIMAGITRSIEETILDQFTYLYNLDGNMTEQQKAELDDLKEKVDKLKDPEFIENISRQDLPLAMPVDYWKDLHNHDTVAIVKTLSMPILVLQGGRDYQVLESEDFKGWKDALNHRENATLKVFPELNHLFIAGEGKSSPQEYMVEGHVEKEVINSLVEWIK